The DNA segment GCCTCTGATCCTTTTACACGAATTTATTTCTATACAAGGTTCTAAAAACACCCCTTGGTTTTATACataagcttttcctttttttttttgtcttcattttaaattgctttataaCAActtgtttcctgattttttttttttccattttctcttttctcgGAAATCtgccatgatttaaaaaaaaaaaaaaaaaaagaccaaaaaaaaaaaaaaaaaaaatgttgctggcCAGGAGACAgggtggagaaaaacaaaaaggggacaaaaataaacaaaacatcaAATATGAAAATTCTGAGATAATGCATTTATAAACACAGAAATGGTTACAACAAAGATGGCCGTGATGagtgggtatatatatatttatatatatatatttatatataaatccgTGTCCGGCAACTGACCGTGGCACCTAGGGAGCTAAGTCCAGTCTTTGCATTTGCCCTGAACTCTCCCTTCTCTGCAGCACTCCCTTGTGGGGTTTCTTAAAGAACCCACAGCTCCTTAGGCTGGGGATTGGGACACAGAGCACAGGGCCTCAGCTGGCAGAGAAGAGGAGAGACTCCAAGGAAAACCATAACCCACACTTCTAAGCCACCTTGACCATTTTGGGGATCTCTGGCCCCTTGGGGACCACATCTCAGCCCTtgatcccccacccccagacctcTTTCCGGTATTAGGTAGAAGTGAAGTGAGGTCATGAGGGAAAGAAAATGGCTCCCAGGGAGAGGGGCACGGGGGGAACTTCTGTTCCTTCGCAGGCAAGAGTAGAACAGGAGGCTGGTTGCATTTAGGACTCCCTCCTCTCTGACATCCGGGAGGGCCAACCTCTAGTCCTCTTATCAGCCCGAGCTTGGAGGATCACGAGGGTGAGGAGAGAGTAAGTGCCCCGCTGGAATAGTCTCTATGAGGTCATAGCAAACCCCTCCCCTGAGCACCAACCCCCAATTTTAAAAGCTATGCTTAGGCAGGGAGGCTGCCGGATTACGCTACCAGCTCAGTACTCCTCTGCCCATCGGGAGGGCTGACGTTCCTTCTGAAGAGGAGCTGAGAATAAGGATGGTATCCTGGGAAGGAAGCCCGTGCCTGAGGCCCAAGGAGGTGGAGCTGTGGCCTGTCAAAGAAGAAGAGGACTTTTCCCACCGGGAGGAGCTGGAGAAAGGAGGGACCGGCTCTTCCTCCCCCTCTTCCCAGTGGCCGGCAGCACAGGTCTCTACGAGCTGGCCAGGTGCTCCACCtggatggtgctggtggtgacgGTGAGGCAGATGTCCTTGTGATGCTCCGCCGTCTTATAGGGCGTCAGGTCAAAGGAACACTGGGGTGGAGGGTTCGGGTTGCTgtccccgccacccccaccctggggggCTGCCCCAGGGGACTGGAAGTGTGGTGGCTGTGGCTGCTGTTGCTGTGGCTGCTGCGAAGCCTGAGAGGCCTGGGcttgggcctgggcctgggcttgAGCTTGAGcttgggcctgggcctgggcctgggcctgggccaccgctgctgctgctgccgccgcctgCACCTGCTGCTGGAGATCAGGAGGGTTGTGTTTGCGCATGTGTTTCATCAGGTACGTTTCCTGGGGGAGATGGAAAAGGAGTTGAGGGGAGGAAAGAAGGGCTGTTATTTTGCTTTAAATGGAACAACATGGATACAGAGGTATTCTGGAACCTCACGGGTTCTCCCCTGAAGCAACTTTCAGGGCTCACTACTGGGTGGACAAGAGAGGGGGACCTTTATAGAGTCACCGTGGGCATTCAACTGACGTAGGGAACGCTGTCATTTTCTCCAAGATCTCTTAATGGAACAACTTGAACACCTTTTTCTGGaatctaatgtgtgtgtgtgttaagtcgcttcggtgtcttgactctttgcaactgtagcccactagactcctctgtccatgggattctccaaacaagaatactgtagtgggttgtcatttcctcctcaaggggagcTTCCCGACAAAAGGATAGAACCCACGTGTCTTACAtttcctgcgctggcaggcgggttctttaccactagcgccacctgggaagccccggagTCTAATGAAGAGGTCTAACTAAAATCTCATCTCTCACAGTTTCAAGGTGCTTTCTTTTGTCTTATGTCTAAGGAAAATGAAGAGTCACTGCTGAGCAGTTGACCTAGGCCTAAAGGACCAGGCATCCTCTACATTTCTCAGCTCTGCGTCTTTTCACTTTGGTTCTCTTTCCTGATCCTTCCAAGTTGGAGCAAGGGAGGGGGCATGGTCACAGCTACCAGAAAGGTGGGGTGCAGCGCCTTGAGGGGGTGGGGCAGTGCTCACCGACGTGTACGCCCGGCTACAGATGGTGCAGGTGTACACCTTGGCATGCTTCACTGTGTGCGTGGACAGGTGCACCTCCAGCGAGGTCGCGTCTGTGTACGCCCGGTGACAGTTGTGGCACTTGAAGGGTTTATCTTTGTTGTGCTGCCGCCTGTGGGACTGAGAAAATTGGGAGAAATCAGGATGAGTGTGCCAGACTCTGCCTTCCTGCCTCCTCAACCTTAATGGAAGGCCCCGAGTTTGCCCAGGACTCTTGACCTCTGCTTCTGTCCACAGACAGTAGAAACCGCTTCAGATGAAACCTCAGGAGGCACCAGCTAAGGGAAGCAGCACCCATAGGGCAGCAAGCATCAGGATCCCAAAAGTCAGACTGGCGGCTACGCCGGGGCCATTtattcagtggttctcaaagagaGGTGCGGGGATTGCTGGAGAACACCAAGACCTCTCAGGGGGCTGCCAGGTCAAAAGTATTGTCAAAATAGTGGTAATAAGACACCAGTTGCCTTTTCATGATCATTTTTTCCTGACTGCACGGAGATAACATGATGTCTAACATGGAATAGAATAAATGCAGCACAAAGAGAGTCCCTCCATCTTTCAGTGAGCCAGATGTTACAGAAGGAAGCATAAAAGTAAAACAATGCCattcttctaaattttctttttggcGGGCAGTGGGAAAGGATTTAGAGATATTTATGCTGATGTGCAACAgggtttgttatttttatttttttaatttttaaaatttatttattaaaaaaaaaaatcttttagctgagccacacagcacgcgggatcttagttccctgaccagggatcaaacccacaccccctgcactggcagtgcagtcttaaccactggactgtcagggaaatcCTGTTTGTTACTTTTATAAACAAATTACCAAACAGTTTTTCAGTTTGATAATCTCTGTAATTAGGTGTGATTACCCACGTCAACAAAAGCTCTTTGGGTTCCTCGATGACTGTTAAGAGTGTAAAGGGTCCTGAaaaagtttgggaaccactggcTGGTGACACGGCACCTCAACCCCCAAGACTTGGTGCCAAGTCTCAGGCCGTGTGGAGGGTGGAGCAGTTACCTGCAGGTTGGAGAGCTGTGTGAAGGCTTTCTCGCAGCCTGGGTGTGCACATTTGTACGGCCTGTCCCCAGTGTGGATTCTGCATGGGATGAGAGGAAAAAGGGAGAGGACGTCAGCGAGGCCGCTCAGGGACCAGCGCCTCAACAGGCCTACTTGGGGAACACGGCGCGGGTCTCCAGGAGGCGCCAGCTCAGGCCACGGGCCCAACTTCTGCTTGCTGCCCGTGCCACACGGCTCAAGCTGGGCTCCTTTGCGGGGAGGGGAAGGCTGGGGGCCTAGCAGCCAAGGGACAGTCAGGCCACAACCTGGCAGCTGAGGTAGCTCCCACAGTAACCATCCCTCACAAACGTTCAGAAACGTagataaacaaaacagaagaaacacAGGACACTGCTCCCATGGTCCCCAACACACAGCCAGAAACCATCACTTCAACCTTAGCACCACTCCCAGAGAAAATTCTGGTGTCAAAGAAGAGCAGAGTTATGCGAACCGTGAAGAGCAACGTGACACTGGAAGCTCCTGGGGTTCTGCCTAGTTCTGCCCTCACAGTAGGAAATGCCCAGGTTAGTACAAATCTGACCTCTTCAAATACCACAGGGCCCTATGCTGAGGCGAGCCAAGGACTTGAGGGTCTCTAGACCCCTGCTCCTCGGCAGGGACTTCAGAAGCATCTCTGTGACCAGTTGCTTTTTGAGACCACGGGTGTAAAAATCCTGAAAACCTCGCAGGATGAGTCTCCTTGTGAGGAAAGCCTGATTCCTCCTCTTCGAGAAGCCAGCTGTGGGACCACGTTAAGGGGAACTGCCACCTCCAGAAACAGCCGGGAGAGGAGGCCTATGGCCAGCAAGACCCTGGACTCCAGCTCAACTTGATCCCATCGAAGGTCATCAGGTCTTCCAAACGCAGGCTCACCTCCTCCGGGCTACTCGAGGATCACGGGACAAACTGCACATCCTCATGGGGTGGGAGCCTTTTCGTTTCGTTGTGCACATTTGGCATGTGTTCTGTTCTGTACTCCTGGCCTCCCTGGGAGCCTTGCGTGGTGCTGTCGGTGTCGCCAGGCTGGCAGCTGGCTGAAGTCTCATTCTACCTCCCATTCATAGTTGGTGCCCAAGGGCTAGAGGGACAGTCTTCTCCAACCAAATGTCCTTGAGGAGAAAATCTTGGCAGACATGTGCACTTGCCAGGTTGTCTCCAGGCAGGAGGATGAGGGAAGGACTTGTCAGCTATGCTCCCAACGGGTTTCCTCCTCCCTCAGATCAGGGAATGGCCCACAGTCATTGCGTCTCCTCGGCACTGCTTCTGACCCACAAAGGCAGATCTCTGAATGTCCACCGGTGTCTCCAGTCTTGCGTGGTCTTCCTCCCCGGTGCCAGCTCTCTCCTCCAGCCGGGtctctcccccgccccccgcatGCGGGTTGTTGTGTGTgtccggggcgggggtggggagggcatgcCAGCGGGGCGGGGGCAGTAGCCCGCCACTCTCCCTTACCGTGTGTGCTGCTGGAGGTGGGAGAGCTGGCGGAAGGCCTTCTGGCAGTAGGAACAGTTGTAGGGCTTGGCCCCCGAGTGGATACGGAGGTGCTGGGCCAGGTAGGAGGTGTTGGCGAAGGTCTTGGAGCAGTGCGGGCACTTGTGGGGCTTGATGATCTCCGTGTGCACCTTGGAGTGGATCCTGccggagaggagaggagggagggggaggagggagcggcTCGACACCACGGGCTCAGCTCTCCGATGGGTGCAAGGATGCTGCTTGATGGACGAGAGcaccccgcctccctccccccgGAGAGGCTGGTGAAGAGGACACCCGCGTCTACGCTGCTGCTGATCTTAAATCGGTGGCTAGAATGGCAGTGAGATGATGAAGATCGGCACCCCTGGCTCCAGTAACCTTAAAGAATTCCGGCGCGTCAGCCCTCCGCTTTGGGCCAAGGTCACACACTCACCACGGAAACCCTGCTTCCACACAGTAATCTGAACAAAGACCACCACCGCCTGCTGCCCATGGACCTGAGGCTGAACGCGCACCTTCGCTCTGACCTGAAGTATATAGTAAGAGCAGGGCCTGCTCTGCAGAAGATTTccaaacacagacacagagagaaaccGCACAGATGGGTCCAGTCTCTGGGGCCAGAGAGCACAAGTCTCCCGGCCCCACCCCGCCTGAGCTGCAGGGACATGTCATTAGTTTTCACAAACAGGCGAGTCGAGGCTCCCAGGGGCAAGGTGGAAAGGGACACAGGAAAAAaggtggagagaggaggaggaggtgctgACCACGCGGCCTCAGGGTCCACGCTTGGCAGGGGGtttcggggggtgggggtgggggtaccgAGAGCAGCCTTACCGGGTGTGCTGCTGGAGATGAGAGAGCTGGCGGAAAGATTTCTCACAGAAGTTACAACTGTAGGGCTTGGCCCCTGAGTGGATACGGATGTGCTGGGCCAGGTAGGAGCTGTTGGCGAAGGTCTTGGAGCAGTGTGGGCACTTGTGGGGCTTGGTCTCGGTGTGGGACTTGGAGTGGATCTGCATCTCCGACTTCGAGTAGAAGGTCAGGGAGCACATCCGGCACCTGGGCCAAGGGAGGGCAGAGGTTAGGACTCCGTTCACCAAGCAGGAGTGGCTGAGCCCGCCCCTCCGCTGCCAGGGACGCCACCCCCTCTGATCTCTCCTGTGCCAGCCACTCCGCAGGCCCTCCAGAGGAGGGGCTCTATTTTATCTATCCTCACAGCCTATGCTTCCAACACAGCCCAGCACAATGTGAGTATTTAATTTAAGTGTTTGCTTAATGCCTGGACTCCCCAGTGTGTACATAAACAAGAATTCAACCAGGTGAGACAGGAAAACCTTATGACTGGCCCTGGGCTGACATGAATTCGCCTCACGCCcatcttccttctgcctggaacttgatttcagatttttaaGCGCCCCTTCCTCCAGGGTCCCGTGGCGAAAGGACATCCCTTGGGGAACCCTCCAGCTCCTCAGAGGACAGTGAGGACAAACCGACCAGGCTCCCCAGAAGGACTTTTCTTCTGTCTCCTCAGATTTTCTCCTACTTCCTGTTTGACAGTGAATCTAGATTCCTCCACAGGGTGGAGAAACAGCACGATTACTTGGAGGGGGCCTTCCCCAACCCTGCATCTGGCCTCCACCCTGTATCCAACGTTTCACCCActacccctcccccagcccctcgcCAGTCACGTGAGAACTACTTCTGCAATGAGCCAAGGAaattgctggagtgggttgtaccCCCCAAACGTTCAGGAGAAGACGACTGGCAAAACACTGAGCTTCCTGCTGAACCTTTGCTTGGCACCAATGCCAGCACCTCAGGTtgacagcagcagcatctgtgtGAACTTGCACTCGCCACCTGAGCTGGTAATCCTTCTCCTACTGACACTGCCCAACAATATCAAATAAGGAGGCCTGTGGGCAAGATAAGTCACAGCTATCTAGACTTTACTGGGGAAAAGCTATGTAGTCTCTACATGAACTGGAACCCTATCACTCCTGAACAACTCAGCAGCACGTGACGTAGGCTGCCAGCAAGGGCCACAGCCTGGGAGCCAGGGCAATCTGGACCCTCTGCTCTGGGTCCTCCTTCTCAAAGAGGAGCTCAGGGATGGTGAAGGGGGGGATTCTGCTTTTTTTCTGATCCCAGGAAAATTTTCAGAGAATAATTAAGATGGGGACTAAAAAGAACTCTTGAGCTCCTCAGAGAAGATGAGACTCTAATGAGTTGGGGATACAGTTGCTGTATTAACGCTTCCACTAAAATGCCCATCGGTAAGGCTATTTCTATTCTTGAGTTGCCTGAAAACTCTGAAGGAAATCCAATTACCAGCTGACCAACCCCTTGCTGTTGTCTGGCATATCcacccattgtgtgtgtgtgtgtgtatctttgcgCGTATGGGGGGGTTGCTGTTTATAGTCAGTAGGGTCCAACGGAAGTTTGGACACCTGGGCTCTATGCAGGGTTCAGTTACAATCCTGCTTGTCAATCTAGACCTCGATTTTctggtctgtaaaatggagagagAAATATCTGCCCCTCAAAGACCCAGAATGGTCAACAGTAAGCCAAGTGTTCTCCACTAATAGAATTGCATTAACGTTAACAGCACCAGTGCTGGACGAGCTCACACTACTCTATATTTCACTAAGACCGAGGTTAACAACTAGACACGTTGTCACTTGGAGGAGAAACTGCACTAAAGTTACAAGATTAATTTCCTTCCACAACTAAGATTTCTCAGGCAGGTGGAAAGACACACCCACTCATGTTAACTCCAATGAAACCTCGTTCGTTTACGTGTGAATGCTGAACACATAACTGTACCCTTCATCTggaattaattataaaaaacagaaacaagcctCTTCATCAAAGTTTTCAACTACAGAAGCTCTGCCAAACTTAAATTCATCGAAAATGGACTGGCAACAAAATGTGCCGTCTCCAGAGGGTAAGTATCATCCAGATGACTGTGATAATGACTCAGTACTAAATGGGGGTTAATAGATGTCATTTGCTGTTGTGCCTGAATTAGgcccttttttaaaacaaaaaacaaaaaacacgtATTATTCattgatttggctgcactgggtcttaactgaggcatgtgggatctagttctctaaacagggatcgaacccaggccccctgcattgggaacagagtcttaaccactggaccaccagggaagttccttgaaTTAGGCCCTTTAAACACACGGTTTCCATTCCTCACAACAATCTGGCAAGCACTGTCCTGTTTTACAGACAGGAACACAAATGCTCAGAAAGGTGAAGCCATTTGCCATTGGACAACCCATGATTCATTCTCACCTGACCTAAGACTCCTCACTCTAGAAGGGATCGAGGGAGAGCTAGACCACTGCAGCATCTGCCAGAAACATTTAAACACTAAAACTACAGGGAGGCTTAGGTGACCATTAATGTACTTCCATCTCTGAAATCCTCTGAAGCCAAGTAAGTACAAATCTAAtgccaggtgtgtgtgtgaggggttgGGGTTGCGGGGGGAGGGAGAAACCCGACTAGGAGAGCTGTGGCAGTGGGCAGGATAGGAAGGCCAGTGTCCATGTCACTGGGCACATAGCTCCAGAGGCCACTGTGCACACCTGATGCCACAAGGGTGCCCCTGTGGAGACATGCAAGGCCACAGCCTTGGTTACAAGAACAGCTTTGAATGAGCGactcttttttcccctaagatGATCAAAAACATCTGGATACTCAGATTTTCCTCAGAACATTTCCGCAAGAGATGAGGGCCAGGATgaatcttcccattttacagatgggaatagAGAGCAAGAAATAAGTTGACTTGCCCAGAGAAAAAGAACCCAATTCCCTCAACGCCCAGTTAAATGCTATGGACCACAGGAGTGGTTGTGGTTGACCCACACATGGATTTGCAAACACGATTCTTCATGATTAAAAAGATTCCTCTGGCACCTCCGAGTTCTGAGTTTCTGAAACAATTCTATTTACCTATATCATAGTTGTAGTGTTggtttagtttctcagtcatgtctgaccctttgtgactccatggactagagTCCGCCAGCctactgtgtccatggaatttccgaggcaagaatactggagtgagttgccattcccttctccagaggatattctcaACCTAAGGATTTAGTCCCCCTTAAATTTAGAGTTCCCTTTAGCCACCTGGAGGTGGGGCTGGTCAAGAATTCCCAAAACACTGTGGGTATGGGAAGTCCTGTCACGGCTGCCCTCCAACTGTAAGCTCACATTTCTTTCCACATGCAGTGTGATAAGTCCAGAAATGGCTCTCATGTGGGTCCAGAAAGCACATGAGAAACCACAGCAGAATCTGAGGACCCTGATCCCTGTGAAGGGCCCCCCAGTGTCAGGGAGCCCTCCCATCACTTCTACAAGGAATGAATTCATTGAGCTGTGGCTCCGTGTCACAATGACCTCACTTtaagcaaatacataaaaaccCAGATTTGTACAAAATAAAAGggattttcattttatgaaatatataaaacgATGCCTTTAAATGAATCAAGCTTGTCAAGTACCTTTATGATATGACATGATGTAAACATTTTTCAGGAACACTTTTACTGTATAAAGTAGGGTACACCTGCAATAATAAAGCTGCAGTGAACTTTCAGGTTATGAGCTGGAATTCTGCAGTGTTCAATACTTTCTGCAGAGCACAGCAACACTCCCCTCATTCTGATTTACAAAGAAGACTTTTAAACGCTCTGAACTCTCCATGATAGAAATGTacaacacttaaaaaataaataaatgctacgTGATGACCATTTCTTATCTGTTTTGAAGTTCCCAACATTTCAAATCTTATCTTGTAAATACTCCCAACAACTGGGAGGCATAAACAgaattctccccattttacagatgaggaaactgaggcccagagaggggaaaaggacttgcccagggtcacacagcaagttcgTGGTGGAGCCGGGAACTGAATCCATGAGCCCAAGGCTCTGTCCATTTCCTGTGCCGCAGTTCCCTTCGCTCCTAAAATGGGAACAACATTGCCCATCTCGGTACGCTAAGGACAGACCCAGTCTCCCAGCCATGCATGTCTGCCCATCTGCGTCAAAGCTTCGACAATGGTTATTCCACTCTGTACACTGGGGCTAAACTCCCCGAACCCTCTAGGGCCCTTGATGGTTCTCAAGGGGAATAAAAGATTTCCAATTTTCAAAGGGTAGGGAGTTCAGATAATGTAACCATTTTCATATAGTATCACATGCAAATATGCTTAGAATGCTTTTTGGCAATGGGCAACTTAAAGGAAGTAGGAGATGAAAAGAACTTCCATGAATGAGAAGGTGAGCAGACAGCCATTTAACAAGCGAATATTCcacaggtgggaggggagggaatcCTATTTGCTCCACGTTTTAATACAGACCCCTCCCATCATCCCGTCATCCCAACCATGCAGGGTCAGGCAGGCTCAATGCTCAAACAGGGCCCACAAACTGGTGGATGGAACACAGGTTAAGGTTAGCTGCTTAACCAGAAAAGTTTCTTGgaaaaaaaggaatggaaaatgTAGAAAGCAAAAAGGAGATGGAGACAAGAGTCTTGAACCTAGTCTAAAGCCTTGTAACAAGACAAATTCCATTATGTCACCCCCAAGTAAGTCAATGCTGACAACCCCCAAAAATGAAGGGGCGAAATGGGTCTGCTTCCTGGGGAAGAGGTCCCAGAGAAGGGCCAGCAGCCTCGTCTTCCTCCCCCTCAACTGAATACCTGACATGCACATGGATCTGAGGTGGAAGCTGCCAGAGCGCTGAGCCCAACAGGGCAGGGAAGCTGAGAGCGCGGCACCCACTCCAGCCCCCGGCTCCACCCTTACCTGTAGGTCTTGCCGTCTTTCTGATGGTCATCGTCGTCCTCAGGGGAGAGGACATAAGGGTCATTCATCTCCGGCAGCCCTGACTCCAGCATCCGCTTCTTCTTCCGGCCCCGGGGGGGCTTAGCGGCCACCAcagtgccgccgccgccgccaccaccgCCACCGCCGCCTTCCTCAGTGAGGGTCGATGCTACCTTCTTAGAGAGGTCGGGGACCACCTGCAGGGCTTGTGAGCCAGGGGGAAGAGCTGAGACAATCATGGGAGCCGAGATGGGGAAGGTCTGAGCTGACGTGGCTGTGGTCACGAGGGAGCCTGAGGGGGACGTGATAACCAGGCCGGGACCTAGGATTGCGAGAAAAAGGAGATGGTGTCATGTTGTCTGGTCCTCACCCTGGTCCTACTTC comes from the Bubalus kerabau isolate K-KA32 ecotype Philippines breed swamp buffalo chromosome 1, PCC_UOA_SB_1v2, whole genome shotgun sequence genome and includes:
- the ZNF384 gene encoding zinc finger protein 384 isoform X4; amino-acid sequence: MEESHFNSNPYFWPSIPTVSGQIENTMFINKMKDQLLPEKGCGLAPPHYPTLLTVPASVSLPSGISMDTESKSDQLTPHSQASVTQNITVVPVPSTGLMTAGPGLVITSPSGSLVTTATSAQTFPISAPMIVSALPPGSQALQVVPDLSKKVASTLTEEGGGGGGGGGGGTVVAAKPPRGRKKKRMLESGLPEMNDPYVLSPEDDDDHQKDGKTYRCRMCSLTFYSKSEMQIHSKSHTETKPHKCPHCSKTFANSSYLAQHIRIHSGAKPYSCNFCEKSFRQLSHLQQHTRIHSKVHTEIIKPHKCPHCSKTFANTSYLAQHLRIHSGAKPYNCSYCQKAFRQLSHLQQHTRIHTGDRPYKCAHPGCEKAFTQLSNLQSHRRQHNKDKPFKCHNCHRAYTDATSLEVHLSTHTVKHAKVYTCTICSRAYTSETYLMKHMRKHNPPDLQQQVQAAAAAAAVAQAQAQAQAQAQAQAQAQAQAQASQASQQPQQQQPQPPHFQSPGAAPQGGGGGDSNPNPPPQCSFDLTPYKTAEHHKDICLTVTTSTIQVEHLASS